The window ACTGACTTCCCGTTTCGGCCCACGTCATCTCGCGAGCTTTGCTACCGGTTCTTGTTTTCCACTCACTGAACATCTGAGCGTAGCTTGCGGTGATGTACTCAGATTCCCCTATCGCCAGGACTCCTGCTGTGTGATCGATCCAGTCAGGCGAGCCTTCCAGTTCAGCGATGTTGCCGATGGGTGTTTCATCGACTACTACATGGCCTTGCCCGTCGCTCCACTCAGCGCGGTACTTTTCATAGCGAAAAGACGGACCCAAGCCGATGGCTTCGAATACATGTGCCAGCGCTTCGCCATCCGCGAGTTCCGTTTCGGTTTCGACGCGCGATTTGTGCTTGCCCGCATTGCCTTTGCTCTTGTGAGTTAACGTCCACTTGGAGCCGTATTTGCGGATGCGCAGCACCTCTCCGCGTGTGCGCAGTCGGCCATCGCTGAAGTCGTAAAGCGTGTTCATCTCGTGAGTGCGCGGCGTGACCAGATGGAATCCTGCCGCAGTGAGCTTGCGGGAGAGGTCGCCGAGATCACCAATTCGGACTTTGATTTCGACTTCTTCAGCGGGCATGTAGAAATTCTATGGAAACAGATGTACTGGGGATGCAATGCGGCTTACGATGCTTTGCCACGTTCTGCTTTGCTGACTTCTTCGAGGACCGGATGCTTGAATTCGAAGACGCACTCTCGCGGGTTCTTGTCCTCGCGCAACCCTTCATAGACTGGTGCGCGCATCTTGATTCCGCCGATATCCGTCTCGTGCGTCCATTCAGTGAACTTGATTTCAGCCACCAGCTCCGGCTTAACAAAATGCACCTTGCGCGGGCTGTCCACCTTTCCCGTGAAGGGATTCTGCTTCGTCTCAAGCTTGTGGAGTTTCTTCCACATTTCGGCATGTGACGTATGAGTAAAGCCGCTCCCAGCCTGTCCGACCGGCACCAGGTTGCCTTGTTTGTCATACAGTCCAAGTACCAGCGACCCGAAATGCTCGCGACTGCCGCGCGGATCGGTGTAGCCTCCGATCACGCACTCCTGCCGTTGCGTAATCTTGATCTTCAACCACTCGCTGCTGCGCTTCTGCACATAACAGCTCTTGCGCCGTTTGGCGACTATTCCTTCGAGCTTCTGCTGACGCGCAGCATCGAGCAAAGCATGTCCATTGGCGACGAAATGATCGGATATCTTCAGAACCTGGCTCGGCCGGACTACAGCGACAAGGAGCTTTTTCCTTTCTTCCAGATCAACGTTCAGCAGCGAGTAGCCCTCGAGGTAGAGCAGATCGAAGGCGTAATACATGATGAAAACGCTGTGGTCGGGCGATCGGCGTTTGCCATCCAGAGATAGTCCACTGCGCTGCTGCATCAGGCTGAACGAGGCTCGCCCATCTTCGTCGAGGGCAACGATCTCACCATCCACGATGCACGAGCGGCAGTGCAAGCTGTCGGCTATCGCGTGCAATTCTGGGAATTCGTTCGTCTGATCATTCTGGTTGCGCGATACCATTCGCAGCGAACGTTCGCCGTCCTCGCCGAAGAAAACCACAGAGCGGTAGCCATCCCACTTGATTTCATAGAGCCAGTCGTCGTCATCGAATGCGTCATCAACCAGCGTTGCCAGCATCGGCCGAATCGTCGACGGCATCGGCGCTTTGACCGCGCCTTTGAGCTTATCCAATCCAAAGGCACCATCACTTTGAGAGCCAGCTTTTTTGGGCCCGCGATTGGACAAAGCCGAATTGGAATTCGAGGGTTTCTTTTTGGGATTCGATCCTGCCGGTTTTTCGCTTGCGGCTGAAGCAGTCGCGCTTGCTTTTTTCTTTTGCTGGGTGCGGGCCTGCCTATCGTGCTGGGCGATGGAATCGGCAAGCCAGGCATTCTTGCCGGTCGCCTTTCCCGATGATGCCGAACGATTGCTCTGCCACTCCCGGGCGCCTTCGTCGCCGGCAATCTGAGCCAGGCTTTTGCGAGTCAGTACGGAGTAGTCGTAGTTATCAATGTCATAGCCGGTGACTGCGCTACCGTCACGCTTCTTCATCAAAAGCCATTCGGTGCCTTTTGAACCTGCGCGCCGCGAACGCATCTTCACCAGCACGAAGTCGCCCTTGAGTTTTTGCCCATGAAGGCGGAATTTGAGATCTCCCTTGGCCAGCATGGCTGCTGCCTGTTTCTCGCGCTCGCTGCGGTTGGCCGGATGGTCCGAATAGTCTTCTCTTAGCGGCTCCCAGGTTCCTGTGTCCCAAACCATTACCGTGCCCGCTCCGTAGTTGTTGGGCGGAATGATGCCTTCAAAGTGGAAGTAAGACACCGGATGATCTTCCACCTGCATGGCCAGGCGTTTGTCGATGGGATCGAGCGATGGCCCTTTTGGCACTGCCCATGATTTCAGCACTCCTTCCATTTCGAGGCGGAAGTCATAGTGCAGATGAGAAGCACGATGCTTTTGAACAACGAATCGAAAACCCTTTTTGGGATCGAGCTTAGGAGGAGGCTCGGGCGTTCGATCGAAACTGCGCTTGCGTTTGTATTCGTCGAGAGCCATAGATGTAAGGCGACTTACAGGTTACAGCAAGACCGTTATCTCCACGCGAACCGCTCAGCCGATAACAAAATCGCTCGTAGAACTTTCAATATCCTGCTCCTGAGCCGCCGGCGAATCCGCCGCTGATGTTTTTACCCAGCATCGAAGCAGTTCTGCGACGCTCCAGGCTTGTGCGATGCAGCCGCGTGGCGTGAATGGCGGATCGGCGTCGAAGATTTCACTCACCGAGCCGATACAGCCTTCACTCAGATGATCTGTGAATCCTGAAAGAAATTTTCTCGCCTGCGAGAAAGCTCCTGGGTGCAGGTTCAACCAGGCGTCGATGAAAGGCCCGATCAGCCACGCCCACACTGTGCCCTGATGGTACGCAGCATCACGGGCACGCAGGTCGCCGAAGTAGCGAGGCTTGTAATCTGGATGATCGGGAGACAGTGAACGCAGGCCAACCGGCGTCAGCAGCTTGCGCTCGACAATATCGAGCACTGGCGCCCAGTAGCGCTGTTCCAGAACGGGATGTTCCAGCGAGATCGCAAACAGTTGATTCGGACGCAGTGCCGGATCTGCTTTTCCATCTTCGCCGTCCACCACGTCATACAGATACCGTCCTTCCTGGTACCAGAAGCGCTGGTTGAATGAATCGAAAGCGCGATTGGCATAGCTCGAGAATTTCTGTGCCGACTCTTCACTACGTTCTTCGCGCGTCCATTCCTCCAGCAGCCGCAGCGCGTTGTACCAAAGCGCATTGATCTCCACGGCTTTGCCGCGACGCGGAGTTACGACCCAATCGCCGACCTTGGCGTCCATCCATGTGAGCTGATAGCCGTCGGCTCCTTGCGCGAGAAGTCCGTCTTTCGGATCGACTTTGATACCGAACCGAGTGCCGTTCACATGCCAATCGACTATGTCGCAGAGCTGCGGCAGAAGTAGGCGAAGAGTTGCGCGGTCGTCTGTGTACTGCACGTATTTGTGGACCGCGTGGAAGAACCACAGCGTGGCGTCCGCTGTGTGATACAGGCCGCTGTTCTTGCCCTCGGGAAACATATTCGGAATTAGACCGTCGCGTATGTAATGAGCAAACGTGCGCAGGATGTATCCAGCTTCGGCGTGACGACCTGTCGCGAGCGTCAGCCCTTCGAGGCTGATCATGGTGTCGCGGCCCCAGTCAGTGAACCAGTGATAGCCGGCGATGACGGTGCGGATCTCGTCGCCTGCAGCGAGCGCTCGCGCCGTGTCGGCAACCCGTCCTGTGGGTGTGATCAGGAATTGATCGGCGGCGAGAACGAGTTCTCCACCGAATGCATCCTGCAAGCCAGGGTTGGCTACGCTGATTAGCCGCCGTCGTCGTTCCATTTCGGCATGGAACGCCTCGTTGGGATCAAGCGCTTCAATCGCCTGCTGGTATTCGGTTGATGCGATCAAACTGACGGGCTTTTCGGGCTCAAGCTGGAGTTCGAAGTATCCGGGTGACCACAAATCGCCTTCGTAGTCGTAGCCGCGATCCGCCTCCACACGAAAGCGCAGATCGGGAATCGTTTTTTCGTCTGGATGAAAGGCAGCGTTCTCACGATTAATGCCGATGCGCAGAATGGGCAACTCGGAATGGTTGCTGATCTCGAGCCAGTCTTCTTTGACTTCGCATGTGTAGCGTTTCGGATCAAGACCGGAGAGCTGTCCCTCGTGCGGACGAAAATGCATCGCTGGACGAAGGCGCAGGGTTACTCCTGCCGCGCCGTGCCACTGATAAGTGAGGTGTGCTGTGTTCTGCCG is drawn from Terriglobales bacterium and contains these coding sequences:
- a CDS encoding class IV adenylate cyclase, translating into MPAEEVEIKVRIGDLGDLSRKLTAAGFHLVTPRTHEMNTLYDFSDGRLRTRGEVLRIRKYGSKWTLTHKSKGNAGKHKSRVETETELADGEALAHVFEAIGLGPSFRYEKYRAEWSDGQGHVVVDETPIGNIAELEGSPDWIDHTAGVLAIGESEYITASYAQMFSEWKTRTGSKAREMTWAETGSQ
- the ligD gene encoding non-homologous end-joining DNA ligase, producing MALDEYKRKRSFDRTPEPPPKLDPKKGFRFVVQKHRASHLHYDFRLEMEGVLKSWAVPKGPSLDPIDKRLAMQVEDHPVSYFHFEGIIPPNNYGAGTVMVWDTGTWEPLREDYSDHPANRSEREKQAAAMLAKGDLKFRLHGQKLKGDFVLVKMRSRRAGSKGTEWLLMKKRDGSAVTGYDIDNYDYSVLTRKSLAQIAGDEGAREWQSNRSASSGKATGKNAWLADSIAQHDRQARTQQKKKASATASAASEKPAGSNPKKKPSNSNSALSNRGPKKAGSQSDGAFGLDKLKGAVKAPMPSTIRPMLATLVDDAFDDDDWLYEIKWDGYRSVVFFGEDGERSLRMVSRNQNDQTNEFPELHAIADSLHCRSCIVDGEIVALDEDGRASFSLMQQRSGLSLDGKRRSPDHSVFIMYYAFDLLYLEGYSLLNVDLEERKKLLVAVVRPSQVLKISDHFVANGHALLDAARQQKLEGIVAKRRKSCYVQKRSSEWLKIKITQRQECVIGGYTDPRGSREHFGSLVLGLYDKQGNLVPVGQAGSGFTHTSHAEMWKKLHKLETKQNPFTGKVDSPRKVHFVKPELVAEIKFTEWTHETDIGGIKMRAPVYEGLREDKNPRECVFEFKHPVLEEVSKAERGKAS
- a CDS encoding amylo-alpha-1,6-glucosidase, which gives rise to MVKTQDIPILYRRGKNTPDRRILDSITREFSWDASHNGHDQERWETLLTREWLVTNGLGGYASGTVSGAPTRRFHGVLIAALPSPHGRTMMLNDVSEQVLLPGGELIDLGGEETSTGVSNFRALSHLQAFRLEAALPVWIYRFNYGKNALEKRIHLVHRQNTAHLTYQWHGAAGVTLRLRPAMHFRPHEGQLSGLDPKRYTCEVKEDWLEISNHSELPILRIGINRENAAFHPDEKTIPDLRFRVEADRGYDYEGDLWSPGYFELQLEPEKPVSLIASTEYQQAIEALDPNEAFHAEMERRRRLISVANPGLQDAFGGELVLAADQFLITPTGRVADTARALAAGDEIRTVIAGYHWFTDWGRDTMISLEGLTLATGRHAEAGYILRTFAHYIRDGLIPNMFPEGKNSGLYHTADATLWFFHAVHKYVQYTDDRATLRLLLPQLCDIVDWHVNGTRFGIKVDPKDGLLAQGADGYQLTWMDAKVGDWVVTPRRGKAVEINALWYNALRLLEEWTREERSEESAQKFSSYANRAFDSFNQRFWYQEGRYLYDVVDGEDGKADPALRPNQLFAISLEHPVLEQRYWAPVLDIVERKLLTPVGLRSLSPDHPDYKPRYFGDLRARDAAYHQGTVWAWLIGPFIDAWLNLHPGAFSQARKFLSGFTDHLSEGCIGSVSEIFDADPPFTPRGCIAQAWSVAELLRCWVKTSAADSPAAQEQDIESSTSDFVIG